A single region of the Vanessa tameamea isolate UH-Manoa-2023 chromosome 18, ilVanTame1 primary haplotype, whole genome shotgun sequence genome encodes:
- the LOC113397116 gene encoding uncharacterized protein LOC113397116: MNGHVINDPLAVIYNEGQWRINRVSPMHNLQYGEVKLKQYASKIRQAFVSTIATNSTLKYVVLIENLPLLKYSEEDSNGLMITVTSSSQDNNSAKNKTVYAAILLSWGVSISIDDATHLPYMLEWGEQKVGLAVKNTLQTIFDCNIKQYNFTQHQLLQFGFNFVENDTSRNTDPFILSYKTPQVNFKDKLTLSFEVGDVHTIWNGIKDEVNRESESVNLAYQILQNQIYHMMTLDITVFDLCEVLLSKAEVKSNGVVKMKTPEIVNSVFTVLNDINSTLYIDFH, from the exons ATGAATGGACATGTAATTAACGATCCACTTGCCg ttatatataatgaagGCCAGTGGCGAATAAATAGAGTTTCTCCGATGCACAATTTACAATATGGTGAAGTAAAACTAAAACAGTATGCATCTAAGATTCGTCAAGCTTTTGTTAGTACTATTGCTACTAATTCGactttaaaatatgttgtacTAATTGAAAATTTACCTTTACTAAAATACTCGGAAGAAGATTCAAATGGCTTAATG ATAACAGTAACATCAAGTTCACAAGACAACAACAGTGCTAAGAATAAAACAGTGTATGCTGCAATTCTTCTCTCATGGGGTGTCAGTATATCTATAGATGATGCCACCCATCTCCCTTACATGCTTGAGTGGGGAGAGCAGAAAGTGGGCCTTGCTGTTAAAAACacattacaaacaatatttgattgtaatattaaacaatataatttcacaCAG cATCAACTATTACAATTTGGGTTCAATTTTGTTGAAAACGACACATCCCGGAATACAGATCCATTTATTCTAAGTTATAAGACACCCCAAGTTAATTTTAAAGACAAACTCACATTATCATTTGAGGTTGGTGATGTGCATACTATCTGGAAtgg taTAAAGGATGAAGTAAACAGAGAATCAGAATCAGTGAACTTGGCTTACCAAATTCtgcaaaatcaaatatatcacATGATGACTCTTGATATAACTGTATTTGACCTGTGTGAGGTTTTATTATCAAAAGCAGAAGTGAAGAGCAATGGTGTTGTGAAAATGAAGACTCCAGAAATTGTTAATTCTGTATTTACAGTTTTGAATGACATCAATTCAactttatatatagattttcattaa